From the Eleutherodactylus coqui strain aEleCoq1 chromosome 9, aEleCoq1.hap1, whole genome shotgun sequence genome, the window ctatctatctacctatctatctatctatctcctatctatctcatatctatctatctcatatctatcccatatctatctatctcatatctatctatctatctcatatctacctatctatctcatatctacctatctcatatctatctatctatctatctatctatctatctatctatctatctatctatctatctcctatctatctatctatctatctatctatctatctatctatctatctatctatctatctatctatctatctatctatctatcataaaaGCTGAAGCTATGTCAATTTGAAACAACCCTGGCTGAATGAAATGATCACCTGAAACTATCAATGCCCATGTGCAAGCAGGAAAAAAACTCCTGTGCTGTGACACATAGAAAACATAATGGTTGGCTTGGGACTGAGCAGTCGAATTCCTAAACAACAGCCAAGGGCTGGAAGTTACTTATTATATAAACACATTGTTGAGTTCCCTTTCTTGAGAAAAGTGAAAACAGTGATTGTCTGAGACAAAAAACACAAGCGCCAATGTGTGAACTAGTAGAGCTCACAATGAAGAGCGGGTGTGTGATTAACCACTGATTTGCCAAATCCTAGTTTAGCACTAAATTCCTACTTTAGAAATGAAAGTTATTTGAAATAAACCATCTCCACTCAACTGAAAGGCAGCAGTCGTAGCCAGGGCTGATAAGTACAGTATTGGAGATCACTTTCAAACGACCTTTGTAACAAGAGCAGAGGCCAGTGATTTTGGCAACATAAAAGGCCACTGGAGAGAGATGTGTTTGTCAATTTGAGTCGGTGCAGCAATCCTCCACGCTCGCACCCATGGGCCTATCTGAGCTGGCAGATGTTTAGACACGATTTTATAAATTGTTCAATATCAGCTCATAATGAACCCCGACTGACCATTCTAGAGCAGCTAAAAGCTTACAGGATCTCCCCTGCTGGGATCTAATAATGCCCCGACGCTGCCGCCTTATTAATCACCCAATGAAATAGATGAGCCTCTTGAAAAATAAGTGTATGATTGATTAAAGGCCAATGCAAGAAGCTATTATTCTTGTTTTATTACCGTATGCTATATTCACTCAATTTATCTTTACAGGAAACAAATGATTGCTGAGTTTTTGTCCCTGCTAGCAAGCTATATCACATTAACTGCTCCCGGTTATCTTGTGATTTCACTGCATGACTTAGACCAACAAGACCACAGACTGTCAGCTCCATGATTATTATCATCATATATTGCTAATGGTCAGTGGCAAGGGGAGGTCAAAAACACATCTGATAGTCTGtgcataataatataataattggATTTTTTTTACGGCATATACCTATAGGTATACGTTGTATGTAATCTTGCATATATATAGGTTTTTATGTGCAAAGTGTATAAAGCACGCTGAATGTGTGCCAGTGTGTGAGCAGCAGCATAACTAGAACACAGCCATTCAGACTAATGTTTATTTACAATTTAATATATAAATTATTAAAGAAATCTTGACAATCAAGACAAAAATCATTAACTGTCATCATCCGTTTTCAAATAAAAACCAGGCAAGATTTATTtacaaaaaaagattttaaatctcattgcaATACAACTTGCATAAATTACTAGAAGCTTTTTTtcatattattaaaaaaataaatatcaaatttttttcctttctttgtcCCACATATTATGTACTCCAGTTCATCAATGTCGACGTAATAATGTCTCTATTGTATAGATCTTTTAGAAATAGTTTCTCTTCGCTCTGTCCATTCTTACACAATAAATTCTATCACACCTATAGGATATATATCATGGCAATGAAGTGATCAGGTCAAGATATCCTGAGAAAATAGATTGTTGGGTAAAGTCACAAGATACATTGGGAGGACTATACTATACCAAGGATTTCACATATGTAGACTGGGACTCTCCTTGAAAAATAATCTGGAGATGTAATAGTGCTCTGTGGCTTTTCCTTTATACAGTGGCACAAGATGTGATCCGGATTTACTCTTAGAAAGGTTCTACTTATTAGCTGGGGAGACATCATGGcttgctgactttttttttcaaagcaattGTGACACCTACCTGTGaatcaagggaaaaaaaaacacatcactaaATGTTTTTTGTTACACAACATCGAAACATTGCTATTTAAATACAGTATCGTACTATTTTATATATCAGAAAAAACTTATGTACACACACGTACTTATATagacatgtatatatacacatcataaTTATTACTATAGAAAGACAGTGAAAAAAGAGAGACCTAGACATATGCCAACTGCACTACAATGTACTAACATGACTGTCATCACAATGTGTCAGTCAATGTAACGATTGCTACTcctgtgcaatatatatatacacacacatacacgcgtGTGTGCACACAAATAAACACACATTGTAATCATTATTCGCCACTCATGATATAGTAGAAATAAAAGCCAACAAGAAGAGAATTGAAATATAAACACAACCCTGAATAGATGTAATTTGATGTTATTTGTATAATCAAGGCAAACAAATAATAGAATTGTTGTCATAGTTGATATATTATTGAAACGAGTATTATAATACTCATCATATACACATTGCCCATATATTCTGTTCAAATAGATAGTAGATATTTATTTCTACTTAGTATGTGACATTCTTTGTATAATCAAAATAAACTGTTGGCATATGAAGAACGTAATGCTTAAAAACAATCAAGATAGAGATTTTTCTTTTCTATATGATTTAATCAAAATAAAAGTATATtatcataatataaatataaagCATACATTTTGTTTATCTACACTTATCTACATATACCTAATGTGATATTATTTCTATAATCAAGCAGAACTATTTGTAGAACACATATATGTATCATCATTATTCCCATGATATAATATGATACAAGAATATAGTATTCTAATATAAACACAACCTGTTTATGATATTATAACAGTGTATAGATATAACAACAAGCTGATATTATGTATGTTGTATAATGCAATAGAATTGTTATAAAGATATCCTATTATGATATCAGCAAAGCCATGTATGATATAAAATATGCTGTTCTCGTCTacacaatataatatataatgtataaaacTAAATGTAGTTTTATTAGAAAATTAAACAAAAACAACCAAATAAAGTAATTATTAAGAACAAAAATAAACTAGCATTGGGCTATACAATACATAATGTATAACctgttattaaaaaataaaacatagcaCACAACGAAAAATATACTGCAATGATAAACATTATAACTACGTACGATATTTAAATAAACGGCCAACAAATAACGTGAGTCCAACTTTAATTATTTTATGAGGGCTCAAAACGGAGATATAATGAATTTAAGCTTAAAATAATAGTTGTCAGACCAGACTATTGCTTGAGGTTCTAATCAAAGGACCACGTAATGAAGCAAGTAATGGCCACTCACAGGTTGTACAATAAGTCTTGGACTTAGTCCCAGATAATCAAGTCAATAGACGGACTATTTTCACTTACTTGCTGTGTGATTGTACATCTATATGTATGGTTGTACTCCTACTGTGCACACTTCTGTAGGATCTGTCAAAATATAACCATTAGTTAGTCACAGGACACAGCCAGCTAACTAGATTATATGTTCAATCCTCCTACAAACTCGGTTTACAGGCAGGAGGTTTAGGAGGTACTTTAGATACTCTGCATTGAATTAGCAGTATTATTCTCATTCACATCCACAAAGAGGGCATGAAAACAGGGCAAATGTCTCACAGGGGAGAAATATTGCATTCATCAATTGTTTCTATACAGCATTGCATATATATTTGTTAGTGCATTTTGTATCCCACTGCCATCTCACAGTCTTAAACTATTGAGACGACTCTATGCATTAACTCCTTTACATACATTTGTCATAAATATCCTTAATAACCACTTAAAAGGTTATAATACGAAACCTACCTTTTTTGGATTCATAGCTGGTTGACCTGTAGTGTTGATCTAGATGACTGCTGGGTGTTTTTATAGAGTCACTGGTATGTTTGTGCAGAGAGTTACTGTTCAATACTGTTTGACTTAGTCCCTCATTAGAAGTCACCGCTGTTGAGTTATATCTTAGGATTCCTTGGCTCTGGAGAGCATTGAAATTCCCATAGTTCGTGTAATTGCTATAAAAAGGcgatgtatagtatatatgtctccccaggatggaagaggaagGGTAGGCAGAGTTGTGAGATGCAGCTGAGGAAGTGGCAGAGGACACAGCAGAAGGCTGGCAGCCCTGGCCCATATTCTGGTGTTTAACATCTGAGGTGGCTATCTCTGCCAAGGACCATAACTTGGGTTTGCTGGCCTGTGTCTGTGAACTGGGGGATATCCTATTGTCCAGGGTGGATTTGTTGGAACTTCTGGGGCTCCCTTCATGCTGATGATTCAGTACAGGGGCTTCTATACCAGTCAGGGGTGAAGAGGTCACAGGCTTCACTGGCAGAACTCTGTCTTCCTCATCAATGTCTTCATCATCGTCTTCATCCTCATATTTGTCCTTGGATTCAGTGCCTGATTCACAAAGGTGCTCCCCAGGTCTGCAAGACAATTTATCCCCGTCTGATTCGGCAGAGCAGGAATGATCAGTCAGGGAATCGACATGCAGGCTTATTCctggaaaataaaaattaattatCATATTATTGTCATACTGTGTCCTCTGTAGCGATATATACTGATATTATACGTCTCGATTCACATATTTATTTATGTGGCTATAACTATAATATTGACACAATTCCTATTTACCTTTTATTTGTATTATATTGTCTTGGACAAACAGCGTCTATCAGGTTACGTCTGGCACTTAATCTGTTAACTTTATCCACGGCCTGCTGTAGATAGACAATATGGTCTCACCTTCATCCTCTGCAGAGGTCTCATTGCTGTCCTGGATCTTATCTCCATGTTCTTCTTTGCCCCTTTCTCCATCTCCATCCTCTTCATCCTCATCCTCGCTTTTATTCCTCGGTGCCCAGGTCATCTTGTTCTCTTTCTTGAGCCTCC encodes:
- the IRX2 gene encoding iroquois-class homeodomain protein IRX-2 is translated as MSYPQGYLYQPPGSLALYSCPAYGASALAAPRSDELARSSSGSAFSPYPGSAAFSAQAATGFSSPLQYSSDPAGFPSYMGSPYDAHTTGMTGAISYHPYGNPAYPYQLNDPAYRKNATRDATATLKAWLQEHRKNPYPTKGEKIMLAIITKMTLTQVSTWFANARRRLKKENKMTWAPRNKSEDEDEEDGDGERGKEEHGDKIQDSNETSAEDEGISLHVDSLTDHSCSAESDGDKLSCRPGEHLCESGTESKDKYEDEDDDEDIDEEDRVLPVKPVTSSPLTGIEAPVLNHQHEGSPRSSNKSTLDNRISPSSQTQASKPKLWSLAEIATSDVKHQNMGQGCQPSAVSSATSSAASHNSAYPSSSILGRHIYYTSPFYSNYTNYGNFNALQSQGILRYNSTAVTSNEGLSQTVLNSNSLHKHTSDSIKTPSSHLDQHYRSTSYESKKDPTEVCTVGVQPYI